From Populus trichocarpa isolate Nisqually-1 chromosome 19, P.trichocarpa_v4.1, whole genome shotgun sequence, a single genomic window includes:
- the LOC7455236 gene encoding uncharacterized protein LOC7455236, which produces MEDRGGDTGRSRSDSKLAGEKRASGELGEKSEVARKKIKMRNLESVLRFEEVSSNHLKNKEDDDRFQFTEKMSQVTNVPVTLDFNAYRAERSGRTALSVEVTAASKPLDLSNEACIANHLVRKDMAEHAENCNEVPLLKKHESKHDNKCATSVGFGLDLNAQDDSSVNQEPFHTQKDHEKTRDISECGSTTGPVQEKDPLRMWKEMKQNGFLSSSYGGISIQSGFMTSSHGGIPMAKQRGRKPKDDVLKEKMELAKREQVDRFTKIAAPSGLLNGLNPGIINHVRNKKQVHSIIEALVRSEKLENGCLESKQAYLKSGTKENNSMSDSGIHRLSFSHGNGSSTSLFGSKQTRGYPISNGEGDSSMVDMVHDRNFVSHSAASENDGLTLKLSSSTNALEESRTVLNEESANNASVSCLSVKAATVSSQWLELLHQDIRGRIAALRRSRKRVRAVITTELPFLISKEFSAIEVDGAYTMKSSSEVVSNNATAAMHQARWRALFDQLDSALSEEEKQLETWLSQVKEMQVHCDQGLQHLHYNAILGYPRTEKADSSQKELAVRAAAASIYSTCNFLSSKENVSCF; this is translated from the exons ATGGAAGATCGAGGAGGGGATACAGGGAGGTCCAGATCTGATTCCAAG TTGGCTGGTGAGAAGCGGGCTAGTGGTGAATTGGGAGAGAAATCAGAAGTTGCtcgaaaaaagattaaaatgcgTAATCTTGAATCTGTGCTGAGGTTTGAAG AAGTAAGCAGCAATcacttgaaaaacaaagaagacgaCGACCGCTTTCAGTTTACTGAAAAGATGTCCCAAGTCACCAATGTTCCAGTAACCTTGGACTTCAATGCTTATCGAGCAGAAAGAAGTGGAAGGACCGCATTATCAGTTGAGGTCACTGCTGCCTCTAAGCCACTGGATCTCAGTAATGAAGCTTGCATTGCTAATCATTTGGTGAGAAAGGATATGGCAGAACATGCTGAGAATTGTAATGAAGTCCCATTGCTCAAGAAGCATGAGAGCAAACATGACAATAAATGCGCAACCTCTGTTGGCTTTGGCTTGGATCTGAATGCACAGGATGATAGCTCTGTGAACCAGGAACCATTCCACACTCAGAAAGATCATGAGAAGACAAGAGATATTTCTGAGTGTGGGAGTACTACTGGTCCAGTGCAGGAAAAGGATCCATTAAGAATGTGGAAAGAAATGAAGCAAAACGGTTTTCTGTCATCTTCATATGGAGGGATTTCAATTCAAAGTGGTTTTATGACATCTTCTCATGGAGGGATACCAATGGCAAAGCAACGTGGGAGGAAACCCAAGGATGATGTTCTCAAGGAAAAGATGGAACTTGCAAAGAGAGAGCAGGTGGATAGGTTTACCAAGATTGCTGCTCCAAGTGGATTGCTAAATGGCTTGAACCCTGGGATCATAAACCATGTGAGAAATAAAAAGCAGGTCCATTCCATAATAGAGGCTTTGGTAAGGTCTGAAAAACTCGAAAATGGCTGTCTTGAAAGCAAACAAGCATATCTAAAATCTGGAACTAAAGAAAACAATAGTATGAGTGATTCTGGAATACATCGACTCAGTTTTTCTCATGGAAATGGGAGTTCAACTTCTTTATTTGGGAGCAAGCAAACAAGAGGGTACCCTATATCCAACGGGGAGGGTGACTCCAGCATGGTAGACATGGTACATGACAGAAATTTTGTTTCACACTCAGCTGCCAGTGAGAATGATGGATTGACATTGAAGTTGTCTTCATCAACTAACGCCTTGGAGGAATCTAGAACTGTTCTGAATGAGGAATCAGCAAACAACGCAAGTGTTTCTTGTCTTTCTGTGAAAG CTGCTACTGTTTCTTCTCAATGGTTGGAACTTCTTCATCAAGACATTAGAGGACGGATAGCAG CATTGCGCCGAAGTAGGAAGAGAGTCCGAGCAGTGATAACTACTGAGTTaccatttttaatatcaaaagagTTCTCAGCTATTGAAGTGGACGGTGCTTATACTATGAAAAGTTCTTCAGAAGTAGTGTCCAATAATGCAACAGCTGCCATGCATCAAGCAAGATGGAGAGCATTGTTTGATCAGTTGGACAGTGCACTTtctgaagaagagaaacaactT GAAACTTGGTTGAGCCAAGTAAAGGAAATGCAAGTGCACTGTGATCAGGGGCTGCAACATTTGCACTATAATGCAATTTTAGGTTACCCCAG AACTGAGAAAGCAGATAGCTCGCAGAAGGAATTGGCTGTTAGAGCTGCTGCAGCTTCCATCTATTCAACCTGCAATTTCCTGAGTTCGAAGGAGAATGTATCTTGTTTCTGA
- the LOC7459240 gene encoding U-box domain-containing protein 62 has protein sequence MSTEEISLVSPQNGINSQLLFQDDPLRFSCTGPPPQQQQQRRVGDPKTRELTGFIDDNKLFSATTTATATSTAGSDRYFPSHHHHHHQDFPRNVYQREPQGTSGDDTDGEDDEDDEEDDEEEVDDVDGGDGDHENGVDVLVAAIDCNSKNTNCNNNNCSGTISNASNSVHLDKIGNGNAKPKHLSSFGISGEMVKDGIGGGGGLGQTGNNAVTIAEADGEMYYSQYLQGTGGSGAGGKDMCVENGCGFSGRKDVSAFSSESGDSLRAILSDPVTGALMDDAMILPCGHSFGAGGMQHVIRMKVCYSCSQSISEDSIAPNLSLRYAVQAFQREEELQFYRSSKRRRERFDQDKGGYGDSGVMDPPRGRGVQFPFAVTDRVIIKGNKRTPQRFVGREAVVTTQCLNGWYVVKTLDNAESVKLQYRSLAKLSDDPSSKTISTKIAPNWL, from the exons ATGTCAACAGAGGAAATATCTTTAGTTTCTCCACAAAACGGAATAAATTCACAACTCCTCTTCCAAGACGATCCATTACGATTCAGTTGCACCGGACCGCCTCCgcaacaacagcagcaacgCCGTGTTGGGGATCCCAAAACTCGAGAACTCACCGGTTTTATCGATGACAACAAGCTCTTCTCCGCCACCACTACTGCAACCGCCACTTCCACCGCCGGCTCCGACCGTTACTTTCCctctcaccaccaccaccaccaccaggaTTTCCCGAGGAATGTTTATCAGCGTGAACCGCAGGGAACTAGTGGAGATGATACCGACGGtgaggatgatgaagatgatgaggaGGACGATGAGGAGGAGGTTGATGACGTAGACGGTGGTGATGGTGATCATGAGAATGGAGTTGATGTGCTTGTTGCTGCTATTGATTGTAACAGCAAAAACACTAACTGTAACAACAATAACTGTAGTGGAACTATTAGTAATGCTAGTAATAGTGTTCATTTGGACAaaattggaaatggaaatgCAAAGCCCAAGcatctttcttcttttg GGATTAGTGGGGAAATGGTGAAAGATGGAATTGGTGGTGGCGGCGGCTTGGGGCAAACAGGGAATAATGCGGTGACGATCGCGGAGGCAGATGGGGAGATGTATTATTCGCAGTATTTGCAGGGGACGGGGGGGTCTGGTGCTGGTGGAAAGGATATGTGTGTGGAGAATGGTTGTGGATTTAGTGGAAGGAAGGACGTTTCAGCATTTTCGAGTGAGTCTGGAGATTCTTTAAGGGCTATTTTATCGGACCCTGTTAC GGGAGCTTTAATGGATGACGCTATGATATTGCCTTGTGGGCATTCATTTGGAGCTGGTGGAATGCAGCATGTTATCAGAATG AAAGTTTGCTACAGTTGTTCACAGTCAATTTCAGAAGACTCAATAGCTCCCAACCTCT CTCTCAGATATGCTGTCCAGGCATTTCAGCGGGAAGAGGAGTTACAATTTTATCGCTCATCcaaaaggaggagagagaggttTGACCAG GACAAAGGTGGTTATGGCGATTCAGGGGTCATGGATCCACCAAGGGGTAGAGGTGTGCAGTTCCCATTTGCTGTGACAGACCGGGTTATTATAAAG GGAAACAAGAGGACACCTCAACGGTTTGTTGGACGGGAGGCTGTTGTGACAACGCAATGCTTAAATGGATG GTATGTAGTGAAGACATTGGACAATGCAGAGAGTGTAAAGTTGCAGTATCGATCACTTGCCAAGCTTTCAGATGACCCATcttcaaaaacaatatcaacCAAGATTGCCCCAAACTGGCTCTAG
- the LOC7455237 gene encoding uncharacterized protein LOC7455237 isoform X1, which translates to MSNQRVINLLILLLLRGLMMSVIMGKGCDGWVFELPRKLMTRESPEVSSPIPAPFQYYIETKERCSDPMVKRGCRDLTHNLAACLLSSSTSSRELFLLVQNDGEGILKVNLTITDIKVTFPEIQLSKHDAKKIDVSENIEGSPSIILYTGNGSCTIEMDSKKQKVKYEPFFGHGTYLSPKYGAYLFLIALISGGACACCWFLKSSHVDGVPYQELEMERPDSHSANNVETTGGWDEGWDDDWDEIKEVKQPNGHQTANVLSDVIASRNSDAEEGRKDWDD; encoded by the exons ATGAGTAATCAGAGGGTAATAaatcttcttattcttcttcttcttcgtggGTTGATGATGAGTGTTATAATGGGAAAAGGATGCGATGGTTGGGTTTTTGAATTACCTCGGAAATTAATGACAAGAGAATCTCCAGAGGTG AGCTCTCCGATTCCCGCACCATTTCAATATTACATTGAAACGAAGGAGAGGTGTTCCGATCCGATGGTTAAAAGGGGATGTCGGGACTTGACTCATAACCTCGCTGCTTGCCTTCTTTCGTCAAGTACCT CATCCAGGGAACTGTTTCTTCTTGTCCAGAATGATGGAGAGGGCATCTTGAAAGTGAATCTTACAATCACAGATATTAAGGTTACTTTCCCAGAGATACAACTATCCAAACACGATGCCAAAAAG ATTGATGTCTCAGAAAACATTGAAGGAAGTCCGTCCATCATATTATACACAGGAAATGGTTCGTGCACAATTGAAATGgattcaaagaaacaaaaagtcAAATATGAGCCGTTCTTTGGACATGGCACCTATTTATCCCCCAAATACGGAGCCTACTTGTTTTTGATAGCTTTGATATCTGGAGGGGCATGTGCCTGCTGCTGGTTTCTAAAAAGCTCGCATGTTGATGGAGTCCCATATCAGGAACTTGAAATGGAGCGGCCAGACTCCCATTCAGCTAATAATGTGGAAACAACTGGAGGGTGGGATGAAGGGTGGGATGATGACTGGGATGAAATAAAGGAGGTGAAACAGCCAAATGGACATCAAACAGCAAATGTTTTATCAGATGTCATCGCTTCCAGGAACTCTGATGCAGAAGAAGGGCGCAAAGATTGGGATGATTAG
- the LOC7455237 gene encoding uncharacterized protein LOC7455237 isoform X2 produces MSNQRVINLLILLLLRGLMMSVIMGKGCDGWVFELPRKLMTRESPESSPIPAPFQYYIETKERCSDPMVKRGCRDLTHNLAACLLSSSTSSRELFLLVQNDGEGILKVNLTITDIKVTFPEIQLSKHDAKKIDVSENIEGSPSIILYTGNGSCTIEMDSKKQKVKYEPFFGHGTYLSPKYGAYLFLIALISGGACACCWFLKSSHVDGVPYQELEMERPDSHSANNVETTGGWDEGWDDDWDEIKEVKQPNGHQTANVLSDVIASRNSDAEEGRKDWDD; encoded by the exons ATGAGTAATCAGAGGGTAATAaatcttcttattcttcttcttcttcgtggGTTGATGATGAGTGTTATAATGGGAAAAGGATGCGATGGTTGGGTTTTTGAATTACCTCGGAAATTAATGACAAGAGAATCTCCAGAG AGCTCTCCGATTCCCGCACCATTTCAATATTACATTGAAACGAAGGAGAGGTGTTCCGATCCGATGGTTAAAAGGGGATGTCGGGACTTGACTCATAACCTCGCTGCTTGCCTTCTTTCGTCAAGTACCT CATCCAGGGAACTGTTTCTTCTTGTCCAGAATGATGGAGAGGGCATCTTGAAAGTGAATCTTACAATCACAGATATTAAGGTTACTTTCCCAGAGATACAACTATCCAAACACGATGCCAAAAAG ATTGATGTCTCAGAAAACATTGAAGGAAGTCCGTCCATCATATTATACACAGGAAATGGTTCGTGCACAATTGAAATGgattcaaagaaacaaaaagtcAAATATGAGCCGTTCTTTGGACATGGCACCTATTTATCCCCCAAATACGGAGCCTACTTGTTTTTGATAGCTTTGATATCTGGAGGGGCATGTGCCTGCTGCTGGTTTCTAAAAAGCTCGCATGTTGATGGAGTCCCATATCAGGAACTTGAAATGGAGCGGCCAGACTCCCATTCAGCTAATAATGTGGAAACAACTGGAGGGTGGGATGAAGGGTGGGATGATGACTGGGATGAAATAAAGGAGGTGAAACAGCCAAATGGACATCAAACAGCAAATGTTTTATCAGATGTCATCGCTTCCAGGAACTCTGATGCAGAAGAAGGGCGCAAAGATTGGGATGATTAG